A region of Streptomyces cinnamoneus DNA encodes the following proteins:
- the pheA gene encoding prephenate dehydratase — protein sequence MPATCYTYLGPEGTFTEAALRTLPEAATRQLVPKVSVPAALDAVRNGEAAAALVPIENSVEGGVTATLDELATGEPLMIYREVVLPIAFALLVRPGTALADVKTVTGHPVAQPQVRNWLAAHLPDAVWESAASNADGARLVREGRYDAAFAGEFAAATYGLEPLVTDIHDARNAETRFVLAGRPARPAARTGADRTSLVVWLGDDHPGALLELLQEFAARGVNLMRIESRPTGEGMGRYCFSVDCEGHITDRRVGETLMGLKRTCPKVRFLGSYPRAGVDPDDLSTASERAGTSDDAFVAAADWLARCQDGRP from the coding sequence ATGCCGGCCACCTGCTACACCTACCTCGGCCCCGAAGGCACCTTCACCGAAGCCGCCTTGCGCACCCTCCCGGAAGCCGCCACGCGTCAGCTCGTGCCCAAGGTCTCCGTCCCCGCCGCCCTCGACGCCGTGCGCAACGGCGAGGCCGCCGCCGCGCTCGTGCCGATCGAGAACTCGGTGGAGGGCGGCGTCACCGCGACCCTCGACGAACTCGCCACCGGCGAACCGCTGATGATCTACCGCGAGGTGGTGCTGCCGATCGCCTTCGCGCTGCTGGTCCGCCCCGGGACGGCGCTGGCGGACGTCAAGACGGTGACCGGGCACCCCGTCGCCCAGCCGCAGGTGCGCAACTGGCTGGCCGCACACCTGCCGGACGCGGTGTGGGAGTCGGCGGCGTCCAACGCGGACGGCGCCCGGCTCGTGCGCGAGGGCCGCTACGACGCCGCGTTCGCGGGGGAGTTCGCCGCTGCCACGTACGGGCTGGAGCCGCTGGTCACGGACATTCACGACGCGCGGAACGCGGAGACCCGCTTCGTGCTGGCCGGCCGTCCGGCGCGGCCCGCGGCCCGGACGGGGGCGGACCGGACGTCCCTGGTGGTGTGGCTGGGGGACGATCACCCGGGTGCGCTGCTGGAGTTGCTCCAGGAATTCGCGGCGCGCGGGGTGAACCTGATGCGGATCGAGTCGCGGCCGACGGGCGAGGGCATGGGGCGCTACTGCTTCTCCGTGGACTGTGAAGGGCACATCACGGACCGCCGGGTGGGCGAGACGCTGATGGGGCTGAAGCGGACGTGCCCGAAGGTGCGGTTCCTGGGTTCGTATCCGCGTGCGGGTGTTGACCCGGACGACCTGTCGACGGCCTCGGAGCGGGCGGGGACGTCGGACGACGCCTTCGTCGCGGCGGCCGACTGGCTGGCCCGCTGCCAGGACGGACGGCCCTGA
- the efeB gene encoding iron uptake transporter deferrochelatase/peroxidase subunit, producing MADTTDTASDANSGKNTGGSGRNSGKGSPATSGERAGKTGPHGSRASSRSLAAGGAGTTDASGDRAAALPGGTTVVSRRRLLGTAGAAGAGALVVGAGAGAAGAAAVRGRPEPLTSLGSASAPFHGAHQAGIVQPAQAHGHLAAFDLAPGTDRRAAAALLRRWSAIAADMMAGRQAQDDTSGVALDAGPSSLTVTFGFGRSFFDRTGLADKRPAALEPLPAFTGDALDARRSEGDLWVQIGADDALVAFHALRLLQKKAGDTARLRWQMNGFNRTPGATAHPMTGRNLMGQIDGTNNPKPSDADFADRVFVPEDHKGADAWMAGGSYAVVRRIRMLLDTWDHLSLERQEKVIGRRQSDGAPLSGGTETTPVDLDKVDRDGALAIAGDAHIRVASPATNRGAAMLRRAFSYHDGFRDDGAPDAGLLFIAWQADPMKGFVPVQRKLDRGDGLSRFLRHEASGLYAVPGGCEKGEYVGQRLLED from the coding sequence ATGGCTGACACGACTGACACCGCGTCCGACGCGAACTCCGGCAAGAACACGGGCGGCTCCGGGCGGAACTCCGGCAAGGGCTCCCCGGCCACCTCCGGCGAACGGGCGGGCAAGACCGGCCCCCACGGCTCGCGCGCCTCTTCCCGCAGCCTCGCGGCCGGCGGCGCCGGCACCACCGACGCCTCGGGCGACCGGGCCGCCGCCCTGCCGGGCGGCACCACGGTCGTCTCCCGGCGACGGCTGCTGGGCACCGCCGGGGCCGCGGGCGCGGGCGCGCTCGTCGTGGGCGCGGGCGCGGGGGCCGCCGGAGCCGCGGCGGTACGCGGCAGGCCCGAGCCCCTCACCTCCCTCGGGTCGGCCAGCGCGCCCTTCCACGGTGCCCACCAGGCGGGCATCGTCCAGCCCGCCCAGGCGCACGGCCACCTGGCCGCCTTCGACCTCGCGCCCGGCACCGACCGCAGGGCCGCGGCGGCACTGCTGCGCCGCTGGTCGGCGATCGCGGCGGACATGATGGCGGGCCGGCAGGCCCAGGACGACACGTCGGGCGTCGCGCTCGACGCGGGACCGTCGTCCCTGACCGTCACCTTCGGTTTCGGCCGCAGCTTCTTCGACCGGACCGGCCTGGCCGACAAGCGGCCCGCCGCCCTGGAGCCGCTGCCCGCCTTCACCGGTGACGCGCTCGACGCCAGGCGCAGCGAGGGCGACCTGTGGGTCCAGATCGGCGCCGACGACGCCCTCGTGGCCTTCCACGCCCTCCGCCTGCTCCAGAAGAAGGCGGGCGATACGGCCCGCCTGCGCTGGCAGATGAACGGCTTCAACCGCACGCCGGGCGCGACCGCCCACCCGATGACCGGCCGCAACCTGATGGGCCAGATCGACGGCACGAACAACCCGAAGCCCTCGGACGCCGACTTCGCCGACCGCGTGTTCGTGCCGGAGGACCACAAGGGCGCCGACGCGTGGATGGCCGGCGGCTCGTACGCCGTCGTGCGGCGCATCCGGATGCTGCTCGACACCTGGGACCACCTGTCGCTGGAGCGACAGGAGAAGGTGATCGGCCGCCGCCAGTCGGACGGCGCCCCGCTGTCCGGCGGTACGGAGACGACGCCGGTGGACCTCGACAAGGTCGACCGGGACGGCGCGCTGGCCATCGCCGGCGACGCCCACATCCGGGTGGCGTCCCCGGCGACCAACCGCGGTGCGGCGATGCTGCGCCGGGCGTTCTCCTACCACGACGGTTTCCGCGACGACGGCGCTCCGGACGCGGGGCTCCTCTTCATCGCCTGGCAGGCCGACCCGATGAAGGGCTTCGTCCCCGTGCAGCGGAAGCTGGACCGGGGCGACGGGCTGTCGCGCTTCCTGCGCCACGAGGCGAGCGGGCTGTACGCGGTGCCGGGCGGGTGCGAGAAGGGCGAGTACGTGGGGCAGCGGCTGCTGGAGGACTGA
- a CDS encoding FixH family protein, with product MTPTTGRRTAPRATAGRAAVRGTARRVPTLLGALLAALLCTLTLGAGTASAHAALTATDPADGSVLPSAPGRVTLTFSEGVLLSPDSVRVLDPRGGRVDEGRPAHVDGRSDSAAVALRTGLADGTYTVAWQAVSADSHPVAGAFTFSVGAPSKTTVTVKSAATEIDPAVETFYDIGRYAAYAGFVLLVGGCVFAGVCRSSRPVQRVAVGGWVGLFVSTTLLLLLRGAYTSGKGLGSVADLSLLGDVLSTKPGAALLSRLLLLSAAAVFLAVLFGTYAREDAAPRGRADGPDAPRRGVAYGLGAGGAVVAGGLAATWAMAEHASAGLQPWLAMPADVAHLLAVAVWLGGLAALLATLWSGVPVRRSAVERFSRLAFASVCVLVVTGVYQSWRQVGSWGALTGTEYGRLLLIKAVLVAALVALAFFSRRWTGRLTDASATRRQPGRQPRKATAAAGGTGAGKAADPVRAAQLARQQAALDRAAGRRERDADGVRTGLRRSVLAETAVAVVVLAVTTLLTSTQPGRAETEQRQAAGKSAAPSAGGPAEVRIAYDTGGANGRGTARVVIDPARSGGNTVTVTLTDASGRPVDVPELTLSLTERENEIGPLRAALRRQSPGQWQATGFRLPMAGDWQLSLTVRTSDIDQVTEIENVKIT from the coding sequence ATGACCCCGACCACCGGACGACGGACCGCCCCGCGGGCCACGGCCGGACGGGCCGCCGTCCGGGGCACCGCCAGACGGGTGCCGACGCTGCTCGGCGCCCTCCTCGCCGCGCTGCTGTGCACGCTCACGCTCGGCGCGGGCACGGCGTCGGCGCACGCCGCGCTGACGGCCACCGACCCGGCCGACGGCTCGGTGCTGCCGTCCGCGCCGGGCCGGGTCACCCTCACGTTCTCCGAGGGCGTGCTGCTGAGCCCCGACTCGGTGCGCGTCCTGGACCCGCGCGGCGGGCGCGTCGACGAGGGCAGGCCCGCGCACGTCGACGGCAGGTCCGACTCGGCGGCCGTCGCGCTGCGGACGGGCCTCGCCGACGGCACGTACACGGTGGCCTGGCAGGCCGTCTCGGCGGACAGCCACCCGGTGGCCGGGGCCTTCACCTTCTCCGTCGGCGCGCCGTCGAAGACCACCGTGACCGTGAAGTCGGCGGCCACCGAGATCGACCCCGCCGTCGAGACCTTCTACGACATCGGGCGCTACGCCGCCTACGCCGGCTTCGTGCTGCTCGTGGGCGGCTGCGTCTTCGCGGGCGTCTGCCGCTCGTCGCGCCCGGTGCAGCGCGTCGCGGTGGGCGGCTGGGTCGGGCTGTTCGTCTCGACGACCCTGCTGTTGCTGCTGCGCGGCGCCTACACGAGCGGCAAGGGCCTCGGCTCCGTCGCGGACCTGTCGCTGCTCGGCGACGTGCTGTCCACCAAGCCGGGCGCGGCCCTGCTGTCGCGGCTGCTGCTGCTGAGCGCGGCGGCGGTCTTCCTGGCGGTGCTGTTCGGTACGTACGCCCGGGAGGACGCCGCGCCGCGCGGCCGCGCCGACGGCCCGGACGCGCCGCGGCGGGGCGTCGCGTACGGGCTCGGCGCCGGGGGCGCGGTCGTCGCGGGCGGCCTCGCGGCCACCTGGGCGATGGCCGAGCACGCGTCGGCGGGCCTCCAGCCGTGGCTGGCGATGCCGGCCGACGTGGCGCACCTGCTGGCCGTGGCGGTGTGGCTGGGCGGCCTCGCCGCGCTGCTGGCCACGCTGTGGTCCGGGGTGCCGGTGCGGCGGTCGGCGGTCGAGCGCTTCTCCCGGCTCGCCTTCGCCTCGGTGTGCGTCCTGGTCGTGACCGGCGTCTACCAGTCCTGGCGGCAGGTGGGCTCGTGGGGCGCGCTGACGGGCACGGAGTACGGGCGGCTGCTGCTGATCAAGGCGGTGCTGGTGGCCGCCCTGGTGGCCCTCGCGTTCTTCTCCCGGCGCTGGACGGGGCGGCTCACGGACGCCTCGGCGACCCGGCGGCAGCCCGGCCGGCAGCCGCGGAAGGCCACGGCGGCGGCGGGCGGGACGGGGGCCGGAAAGGCCGCGGACCCCGTCCGGGCCGCGCAGCTCGCGCGGCAGCAGGCGGCGTTGGACCGGGCCGCCGGGCGGCGCGAGCGGGACGCGGACGGGGTGCGCACGGGCCTGCGCCGCTCGGTGCTGGCCGAGACCGCCGTGGCGGTCGTCGTGCTCGCCGTCACCACCCTGCTCACGAGCACCCAGCCGGGCCGCGCCGAGACCGAACAGCGGCAGGCCGCGGGGAAGTCCGCGGCGCCCTCGGCCGGCGGTCCGGCCGAGGTGCGGATCGCCTACGACACAGGCGGGGCGAACGGCCGGGGCACCGCCCGGGTCGTCATCGACCCGGCGCGTTCCGGCGGCAACACCGTCACCGTCACCCTCACGGACGCTTCCGGGCGGCCGGTGGACGTACCCGAGCTGACACTTTCCTTGACCGAGAGGGAGAACGAGATCGGCCCCCTGCGGGCCGCGCTCCGACGTCAGTCCCCTGGACAGTGGCAGGCCACGGGATTCCGGCTGCCCATGGCCGGTGACTGGCAGCTGTCCCTGACCGTACGGACCTCGGACATCGACCAGGTCACCGAGATCGAGAACGTGAAGATCACCTGA
- a CDS encoding copper chaperone PCu(A)C: MTRARTMGKATVITAAALPLAVAGALLLVTGCDSGSGTSDKAELSVSGAYLPQPAMADMAAAYFTVKNDGGKADQLTGVTSPLSPDVTMHTTEGSQMKHAQKLEVPAKGELSLARGGSHLMLGKLDHLPKTGEKVEFTLHFATSAPIKIQVPVESASYRPPSPKD; this comes from the coding sequence GTGACGCGCGCCAGGACGATGGGCAAGGCCACCGTCATCACCGCCGCCGCCCTTCCGCTCGCCGTCGCCGGGGCGCTGCTCCTGGTCACCGGCTGCGACTCGGGCTCGGGGACGTCCGACAAGGCCGAACTGTCGGTCAGCGGCGCCTATCTGCCGCAGCCGGCGATGGCGGACATGGCGGCCGCCTACTTCACCGTCAAGAACGACGGCGGCAAGGCCGACCAACTCACCGGGGTCACCAGCCCGCTCTCGCCCGACGTGACCATGCACACCACCGAGGGCTCGCAGATGAAGCACGCGCAGAAGCTGGAGGTGCCCGCGAAGGGCGAGCTCTCGCTCGCGCGCGGCGGCAGCCACCTGATGCTGGGCAAGCTCGACCACCTGCCGAAGACGGGCGAGAAGGTCGAGTTCACCCTGCACTTCGCCACGTCGGCGCCCATCAAGATCCAGGTGCCGGTCGAGTCCGCCTCCTACCGGCCCCCGTCCCCCAAGGACTGA
- a CDS encoding SCO family protein, whose amino-acid sequence MRTKFLGAALATAAALTLTACGGSGSASGDKPVADVSAEPRKAGAITLDSPKAKPDLVLTDTSEKKYELVKETKGRPVLLYFGYTYCPDVCSTVVSDIAAAEKKLPKEDQDKLQVVFVTTDPERDTPRRMREWLDAQGGQDIVGLTGDFATIEAAAKPLGILVEPAKKEKDGSVTVSHGAEVVGFSPKDDGGHWIFTASSTSEQYAADLPKIVKGENP is encoded by the coding sequence ATGCGCACCAAGTTCCTGGGCGCGGCGCTCGCCACCGCCGCCGCCCTGACCCTGACCGCCTGCGGCGGCTCCGGTTCCGCGTCCGGCGACAAGCCGGTGGCCGACGTCTCCGCCGAGCCGAGGAAGGCCGGGGCGATCACCCTGGACTCCCCCAAGGCCAAGCCGGACCTGGTCCTGACGGACACGTCGGAGAAGAAGTACGAGCTGGTCAAGGAGACCAAGGGCCGGCCGGTCCTGCTCTACTTCGGCTACACCTACTGCCCCGACGTGTGCTCGACGGTCGTCTCCGACATCGCGGCGGCGGAGAAGAAGCTGCCCAAGGAGGACCAGGACAAGCTCCAGGTCGTCTTCGTCACCACCGACCCCGAACGCGACACCCCCCGGCGGATGCGCGAGTGGCTGGACGCCCAGGGCGGTCAGGACATCGTGGGCCTGACCGGTGACTTCGCCACGATCGAGGCGGCGGCCAAGCCGCTCGGGATCCTGGTCGAGCCGGCGAAGAAGGAGAAGGACGGCTCCGTGACCGTGAGCCACGGCGCCGAGGTCGTCGGCTTCTCGCCGAAGGACGACGGCGGTCACTGGATCTTCACCGCGTCCAGCACGTCCGAGCAGTACGCCGCGGACCTCCCGAAGATCGTCAAGGGGGAGAACCCGTGA
- a CDS encoding YcnI family protein, whose translation MNASRIRAVRRTSVIGGIAAGGVLLLAGPAFAHVSVQPGTAEKGGYSTISVKVPNEKDNASTVKVELNLDPKHPLASVMPQAVPGWDVKVEKTKLDKPLQMHGKTIDEAVSKVTWSGGKIDPGQFQQFPLSVGQLPTDTDELVFKALQTYSDDDVVRWIDPSTPGGAEPEHPAPKLKLVDKGADAKSAGHQDGKDAKAAAADDKAEAAGGSDTTARVLGVVGIVVGVLGVAFGVLAGRRRTSA comes from the coding sequence ATGAACGCATCGCGTATCCGTGCCGTCCGTCGTACCTCCGTCATCGGTGGCATCGCCGCCGGCGGTGTCCTCCTGCTCGCCGGCCCCGCCTTCGCGCACGTGTCCGTCCAGCCGGGCACCGCCGAGAAGGGCGGCTACAGCACCATCTCCGTCAAGGTGCCGAACGAGAAGGACAACGCGTCGACGGTCAAGGTCGAGCTGAACCTCGACCCCAAGCACCCGCTGGCCTCGGTCATGCCGCAGGCCGTGCCGGGCTGGGACGTCAAGGTCGAGAAGACCAAGCTCGACAAGCCCCTGCAGATGCACGGCAAGACGATCGACGAGGCCGTCAGCAAGGTCACGTGGAGCGGCGGCAAGATCGACCCGGGGCAGTTCCAGCAGTTCCCGCTGTCGGTCGGCCAGCTCCCCACCGACACCGACGAGCTGGTGTTCAAGGCCCTGCAGACGTACTCCGACGACGACGTGGTGCGCTGGATCGACCCGTCCACCCCCGGCGGTGCGGAGCCCGAGCACCCGGCTCCGAAGCTGAAGCTCGTCGACAAGGGCGCCGACGCCAAGAGCGCCGGTCACCAGGACGGCAAGGACGCCAAGGCGGCGGCCGCGGACGACAAGGCCGAGGCGGCCGGCGGCTCCGACACCACCGCGCGCGTGCTGGGCGTCGTCGGCATCGTGGTCGGCGTGCTCGGCGTGGCCTTCGGCGTGCTCGCCGGTCGTCGCCGCACGTCCGCCTGA
- a CDS encoding ATP-binding protein, translated as MSIWWSLHLRREAASVPLARRLLIGAMETAGVDPETSYDLAVALSEACANAVEHGGDASTGYRVTALIDGDTCRIEVTDSGPGFADRPRRPRRHTARTAYVKAPASVHEEHGRGLFLIASLTDHVQVDNRPGHQGAVVSFDKILKWREGGPPAAALLRAS; from the coding sequence ATGAGCATTTGGTGGTCACTCCACTTGCGGCGCGAGGCCGCGAGCGTTCCGCTCGCCCGGCGGCTTCTGATCGGTGCCATGGAAACGGCCGGGGTCGACCCGGAAACCTCCTACGACCTGGCCGTCGCGCTCAGCGAAGCGTGTGCGAACGCCGTGGAGCACGGCGGTGACGCCTCCACCGGCTACCGGGTCACCGCTCTGATCGACGGGGACACCTGCCGCATCGAGGTCACCGATTCCGGCCCCGGGTTCGCCGACCGGCCCCGGCGCCCCCGCCGCCACACGGCGCGCACCGCATACGTCAAGGCCCCGGCCTCCGTGCACGAAGAGCACGGCCGGGGCCTGTTCCTGATCGCGTCCCTCACCGACCACGTCCAGGTCGACAACCGCCCGGGGCACCAGGGCGCGGTGGTGAGCTTCGACAAGATCCTCAAATGGAGAGAGGGCGGGCCGCCCGCGGCGGCGTTGCTCCGAGCGTCATAG
- a CDS encoding RidA family protein → MARYWNPSEIAAPVGKYSHLAEAPAGHRLVWISGQVGIRPDGELAGPDAAAQTRQAFANIEALLDHLGAGPGDLVKLVTLVSGTDPGHLAGFMTGRDEYFAKWYPDGVYPAHTLAVVAGLAKPELAVEIEGIVAVP, encoded by the coding sequence ATGGCACGCTATTGGAACCCGTCCGAGATCGCCGCTCCGGTCGGCAAGTACAGCCACCTCGCCGAGGCACCCGCAGGCCACCGCCTGGTGTGGATCTCCGGCCAGGTGGGCATCCGCCCTGACGGCGAGCTGGCGGGGCCGGACGCCGCCGCGCAGACCCGGCAGGCCTTCGCCAACATCGAGGCGCTCCTGGACCACCTCGGCGCCGGCCCCGGCGACCTGGTCAAGCTCGTCACCCTCGTCTCCGGCACCGACCCCGGCCACCTGGCCGGCTTCATGACGGGCCGCGACGAGTACTTCGCCAAGTGGTACCCGGACGGGGTGTACCCCGCCCACACGCTCGCCGTCGTGGCCGGCCTGGCCAAGCCCGAACTGGCCGTGGAGATAGAGGGGATCGTGGCGGTGCCGTAG
- a CDS encoding redoxin family protein yields MRIGDLARRAGVTVKAVRYYEALGLVAPVRLANGYRDYAEPDVRLVREIKELGRLGIPAERTRPFLDCLAAGGPHADDCPASLAGYREAIDELTGRIDALTARRTALAARLHEAAHRNSTVRGDAMTEFHRLPAGLPVPEDDGAAAHLPGLAMPPLTLAATSGEKVRLDEPVPGRTVIYAYPLTGRPGTDLPEGWDSIPGARGCTPESCGFRDHHQELAEAGATRVFGLSSQDTAYQREVVERLHLPFAMLSDPGLDLVRALDLPTFEVELAGRTTPLYKRLTLIVRDGVIERVFYPVFPPDQHAEQVLGWLWAHPA; encoded by the coding sequence ATGAGGATCGGTGACCTCGCACGACGGGCGGGCGTGACGGTGAAGGCCGTGCGCTACTACGAGGCGCTGGGCCTGGTCGCGCCCGTCCGGCTGGCCAACGGGTACCGGGACTACGCGGAACCGGACGTGCGGCTCGTCCGCGAGATCAAGGAACTGGGCCGGCTCGGCATCCCCGCCGAGCGCACCCGCCCGTTCCTGGACTGCCTGGCGGCCGGCGGCCCGCACGCCGACGACTGCCCCGCCTCGCTGGCCGGCTACCGCGAGGCCATCGACGAGCTGACCGGGCGGATCGACGCCCTGACGGCCCGCCGCACGGCGCTGGCCGCGCGGCTGCACGAAGCCGCTCACCGCAACAGCACCGTACGAGGAGACGCGATGACCGAATTCCACCGGCTGCCCGCCGGCCTGCCCGTGCCCGAGGACGACGGGGCGGCCGCGCACCTGCCGGGCCTCGCCATGCCGCCCCTCACGCTGGCGGCCACCTCGGGGGAGAAGGTCCGGCTGGACGAGCCCGTGCCGGGCCGCACCGTGATCTACGCCTACCCGCTCACCGGCCGTCCCGGCACCGACCTGCCCGAGGGCTGGGACAGCATTCCCGGTGCCCGCGGCTGCACCCCCGAGTCCTGCGGCTTCCGCGACCACCACCAGGAGCTGGCGGAGGCCGGCGCCACCCGGGTGTTCGGCCTGTCCAGCCAGGACACCGCCTACCAGCGCGAGGTCGTCGAGCGGCTGCACCTGCCGTTCGCGATGCTCTCCGACCCGGGGCTGGACCTGGTCCGGGCCCTGGACCTGCCCACGTTCGAGGTCGAACTGGCGGGCCGGACGACACCGCTGTACAAGCGGCTCACCCTGATCGTCCGCGACGGCGTCATCGAGCGCGTCTTCTACCCGGTCTTCCCGCCGGACCAGCATGCCGAGCAGGTCCTCGGCTGGCTGTGGGCGCACCCCGCCTGA
- a CDS encoding aminopeptidase P family protein, producing the protein MTEQPAPENPEGDEPIKQRKNGLYPAVSDELADNMKSGWADTELRDLQPIPQAAETARRRAELSARFPGERLVVPAGNLRTRSNDTEYAFRASTEYVYLTGDQTEDGVLVLEPAGAEGHEATVYLLPRSNRENGEFWLDGQGELWVGRRHSLGEAEQLLGVPARDVRELADALREATGPVRVVRGHDAGIESALTDKVTAERDEELRVFISEQRLVKDAFEIGELQKAVDSTVRGFEDVVKVLDKAEATSERYIEGTFFLRARVEGNDIGYGSICAAGPHATTLHWVRNDGPVRSGELLLLDAGVETHTLYTADVTRTLPVNGTYTELQRKIYDAVYEAQEAGIAAVRPGAKYRDFHDAAQRVLAERLVEWGLVEGPVERVLELGLQRRWTLHGTGHMLGLDVHDCAVARTETYVDGVLEPGMVLTVEPGLYFQADDLTVPEEYRGIGVRIEDDILVTEDGNRNLSAGLPRASADVEAWMAALKG; encoded by the coding sequence GTGACTGAGCAGCCCGCACCCGAGAACCCCGAAGGTGACGAGCCGATCAAGCAGCGGAAGAACGGCCTCTACCCCGCCGTCTCCGACGAGCTTGCCGACAACATGAAGTCCGGCTGGGCCGACACCGAGCTGCGTGATCTCCAGCCGATACCTCAGGCCGCCGAGACCGCCCGCCGCCGCGCCGAGCTGTCCGCCCGCTTCCCGGGCGAGCGCCTGGTGGTCCCGGCCGGCAACCTGCGGACCCGCTCGAACGACACCGAGTACGCCTTCCGCGCCTCGACGGAGTACGTCTACCTCACCGGTGACCAGACCGAGGACGGCGTCCTCGTGCTGGAGCCGGCGGGTGCGGAGGGCCACGAGGCCACGGTCTACCTGCTGCCGCGTTCCAACCGCGAGAACGGCGAGTTCTGGCTCGACGGCCAGGGCGAGCTGTGGGTCGGCCGCCGCCACAGCCTGGGCGAGGCCGAGCAGCTGCTGGGCGTGCCCGCCCGCGACGTCCGCGAGCTGGCCGACGCGCTGCGCGAGGCCACCGGCCCGGTGCGCGTCGTCCGCGGCCACGACGCCGGGATCGAGAGCGCCCTGACCGACAAGGTCACCGCCGAGCGCGACGAGGAGCTGCGCGTCTTCATCAGCGAGCAGCGCCTGGTGAAGGACGCGTTTGAAATCGGCGAGCTGCAGAAGGCCGTCGACTCCACCGTCCGCGGCTTCGAGGACGTGGTGAAGGTCCTCGACAAGGCCGAGGCGACCAGCGAGCGCTACATCGAAGGAACGTTCTTCCTGCGCGCCCGCGTCGAGGGCAACGACATCGGCTACGGCTCCATCTGCGCCGCCGGCCCGCACGCCACCACCCTGCACTGGGTGCGCAACGACGGCCCGGTCCGCTCCGGCGAGCTGCTCCTGCTGGACGCGGGCGTGGAGACCCACACCCTCTACACCGCCGACGTCACCCGCACGCTGCCGGTCAACGGCACGTACACCGAGCTCCAGCGCAAGATCTACGACGCGGTCTACGAGGCCCAGGAGGCCGGCATCGCGGCCGTCCGGCCCGGCGCGAAGTACCGCGACTTCCACGACGCCGCGCAGCGCGTGCTCGCCGAGCGCCTCGTCGAGTGGGGCCTGGTCGAGGGCCCGGTCGAGCGCGTCCTGGAGCTGGGCCTCCAGCGCCGTTGGACCCTGCACGGCACCGGCCACATGCTCGGCCTGGACGTCCACGACTGTGCGGTGGCCCGCACGGAGACCTACGTGGACGGCGTCCTGGAGCCCGGCATGGTGCTGACCGTGGAGCCCGGCCTGTACTTCCAGGCCGACGACCTGACCGTGCCCGAGGAGTACCGCGGCATCGGCGTCCGGATCGAGGACGACATCCTGGTCACCGAGGACGGCAACCGGAACCTCTCCGCCGGGCTGCCGCGCGCCTCCGCGGACGTCGAGGCGTGGATGGCCGCCCTGAAGGGCTGA